The proteins below are encoded in one region of Micromonospora sp. DSM 45708:
- a CDS encoding branched-chain amino acid ABC transporter permease, with translation MERFVFLTFDGFSRGAVYAAFALALVLIWRAARIVNFAQGAMAVAAAYVAYSVSVSTGSYWLGFLAALAAGLLLGAVVDRAVMRFVDHASPLNPVIVALGLVLLIQAVLGMLYGNEFRPAGTPFSRAALTVGGFAVGSPYDLFVFATVGVTMAALAWIFARTPVGLRMRAAAFAPEVSRLLGVNVGGMLALGWALASGVGALAAMLVIPTELGLHPNAMDLVFVSAFTAAVVGGLDSPPGAVVGGLLVGLLLSYVSGYAGSDLTPLAVLLLLLAVLLVRPGGLFASVAARRV, from the coding sequence GTGGAGCGCTTCGTCTTCCTCACCTTCGACGGCTTCTCCCGGGGCGCCGTCTACGCGGCGTTCGCGCTGGCACTGGTGCTCATCTGGCGGGCCGCGCGGATCGTCAACTTCGCCCAGGGCGCGATGGCCGTCGCGGCGGCGTACGTCGCCTACAGCGTGTCCGTGTCGACCGGCTCCTACTGGCTGGGCTTCCTGGCCGCGCTCGCCGCCGGTCTGCTGCTCGGCGCGGTCGTGGACCGGGCGGTGATGCGCTTCGTCGACCACGCCTCACCGCTCAACCCGGTGATCGTCGCGCTCGGGCTGGTCCTGTTGATCCAGGCCGTCCTCGGCATGCTCTACGGCAACGAGTTCCGCCCCGCCGGGACGCCGTTCAGCCGCGCCGCGCTCACCGTCGGCGGGTTCGCCGTCGGCTCACCGTACGACCTGTTCGTCTTCGCCACGGTGGGGGTGACCATGGCCGCGCTCGCCTGGATCTTCGCGCGTACCCCGGTCGGCCTGCGGATGCGCGCGGCGGCCTTCGCCCCGGAGGTCTCCCGCCTGCTGGGGGTCAACGTGGGCGGCATGCTCGCCCTCGGTTGGGCCCTCGCCTCGGGGGTGGGGGCCCTGGCCGCCATGCTGGTGATCCCCACCGAACTCGGCCTGCACCCGAACGCCATGGACCTGGTCTTCGTCTCGGCGTTCACCGCGGCGGTGGTCGGCGGACTGGACAGCCCGCCGGGGGCGGTGGTCGGCGGGCTGCTGGTGGGCCTGCTGCTCTCCTACGTCAGCGGATACGCCGGCAGCGACCTCACCCCGCTCGCGGTACTGCTCCTGCTGCTGGCCGTGCTGCTGGTCCGGCCCGGCGGGCTGTTCGCCTCGGTCGCCGCGAGGCGGGTGTGA
- a CDS encoding ABC transporter ATP-binding protein, whose protein sequence is MSGRFSRLDAPAPHGGGASGGDLLTVRGLVAGYGAAPVLREVDLAVPAGTIAAVVGANGAGKTTLLRALSGMLRPLAGQVVLAGEDLRGTPVEQLVRRGMAHVPEGRGVIGELTVDENLRLGGLWRRDKADSARARDEVYQLFEPLARRRGHLGHQLSGGERQMLALGRALVGRPRLLLLDEPSLGLAPRVVAQIMALLRQLRDGTGLTVLLVEQNVRSALSVADQGIVMSLGRVVRAAPAQRLRDDVDLRHAYLGF, encoded by the coding sequence ATGAGCGGGCGATTCAGCCGGCTCGACGCGCCGGCCCCGCACGGCGGTGGCGCGAGCGGCGGGGACCTGCTCACCGTACGAGGGCTGGTGGCCGGCTACGGCGCCGCGCCGGTGCTGCGCGAGGTCGACCTCGCCGTCCCCGCCGGTACCATCGCGGCGGTGGTCGGGGCGAACGGCGCCGGCAAGACCACCCTGCTGCGCGCCCTGTCCGGCATGCTGCGCCCGCTGGCCGGCCAGGTCGTGCTCGCCGGGGAGGACCTGCGCGGCACGCCGGTGGAGCAACTGGTGCGCCGGGGGATGGCGCACGTCCCCGAGGGGCGCGGGGTGATCGGCGAGCTCACCGTGGACGAGAACCTGCGGCTGGGCGGGCTGTGGCGCCGCGACAAGGCCGACTCCGCCCGCGCCCGGGACGAGGTGTACCAGCTTTTCGAGCCGCTGGCCCGGCGTCGTGGCCACCTCGGCCACCAGCTCTCCGGCGGCGAACGGCAGATGCTCGCCCTCGGCCGGGCCCTGGTCGGCCGGCCCCGCCTGCTGCTGCTCGACGAGCCGTCGCTCGGCCTGGCGCCGCGGGTGGTCGCCCAGATCATGGCCCTGCTGCGCCAGCTGCGCGACGGCACCGGGCTGACCGTGCTGCTGGTCGAGCAGAACGTCCGCAGCGCTCTCTCCGTCGCCGACCAGGGGATCGTGATGTCCCTCGGCCGGGTGGTCCGCGCCGCCCCGGCGCAGCGGCTGCGCGACGACGTCGACCTGCGGCACGCGTATCTCGGATTCTGA
- a CDS encoding ABC transporter ATP-binding protein: MEQGLALHHIGVRFGGLTALDDVSLRVPAGRVVGVIGPNGAGKTTLFNVICGFVAPDAGTLILDGRPLRPRPHRLTRLGIARTLQGTGLFAGLTVLENVMAGATHTTRAGFLPALLGLPASDRDEHRLRRDALDVLDRLGIAAHAAAAPGTLPFAVRQRAALARALVARPRLLLLDEPAGGLGAEDIAELAELIRELPGRDPDPCAVLLVEHHMDLVMSVCDDIVVLDFGRVIAAGTPDEVRDDPAVADAYLGAAVDEAAA; this comes from the coding sequence ATGGAGCAAGGGCTCGCGCTGCACCACATCGGGGTGCGCTTCGGTGGTCTCACCGCCCTCGACGACGTCTCGCTGCGGGTGCCCGCCGGCCGGGTGGTCGGCGTGATCGGCCCCAACGGCGCGGGAAAGACCACCCTGTTCAACGTCATCTGCGGCTTCGTCGCCCCGGACGCGGGCACCCTCATCCTCGACGGCCGCCCACTGCGGCCCCGGCCGCACCGGCTGACCCGGCTGGGTATCGCCCGGACGCTGCAGGGCACCGGGCTCTTCGCCGGGCTCACCGTGCTGGAGAACGTGATGGCCGGCGCCACCCACACCACCCGTGCCGGCTTCCTGCCGGCGCTGCTCGGCCTGCCCGCCAGCGACCGCGACGAGCACCGGCTGCGCCGGGACGCCCTCGACGTGCTCGACCGGCTGGGCATCGCCGCGCACGCCGCCGCCGCGCCGGGCACGCTGCCCTTCGCCGTACGGCAGCGGGCCGCCCTGGCCCGCGCCCTGGTGGCCCGGCCCCGGCTGCTCCTGCTCGATGAGCCCGCCGGCGGCCTCGGCGCCGAGGACATCGCCGAGCTCGCGGAGCTGATCCGCGAGCTGCCCGGTCGTGACCCGGACCCCTGCGCGGTGCTGCTCGTCGAGCATCACATGGATCTGGTGATGTCCGTCTGCGACGACATCGTGGTGCTCGACTTCGGGCGGGTGATCGCCGCCGGCACGCCGGACGAGGTGCGCGACGACCCGGCGGTCGCCGACGCCTACCTGGGCGCGGCCGTGGACGAGGCCGCCGCATGA
- a CDS encoding alpha/beta hydrolase family protein, producing MALAAVLAAGGVLGASSGVAQAAENPYERGPDPTVAILEASRGPFAVATDNVSSLSVTGFGGGVIYYPTSTSAGTFGAIAISPGYTAAWSSIDWLGPRIASHGFVVIGIETITRLDQPDSRGRQLLAALDYLTQRSSVRGRIDATRLAVAGHSMGGGGTLEAAASRPSLQAAVPLAPWNLDKTWSGLQVPTLIVGGEADTVAPVATHSEPFYNSIPASAEKAYLELNGASHFFPQTVNTPTARQMVAWLKRFVDNDTRYEQFLCPGPTGLAIEEYRNTCPSA from the coding sequence ATGGCGCTGGCCGCCGTCCTGGCCGCCGGCGGCGTGCTCGGCGCGTCGTCCGGCGTCGCGCAGGCCGCGGAAAACCCGTACGAGCGCGGCCCCGACCCCACCGTGGCGATCCTGGAAGCCAGTCGCGGCCCGTTCGCCGTCGCCACGGACAACGTCTCCTCGCTCAGCGTCACCGGCTTCGGCGGGGGAGTCATCTACTACCCGACCAGCACGAGCGCGGGCACGTTCGGTGCCATCGCCATCTCGCCCGGCTACACCGCCGCCTGGTCCAGCATCGACTGGCTCGGGCCCCGGATCGCCTCCCACGGCTTCGTAGTGATCGGCATCGAGACGATCACCCGTCTGGACCAGCCGGACAGCCGGGGCCGGCAGCTGCTGGCGGCGCTGGACTACCTGACCCAGCGCAGCTCGGTGCGTGGCCGGATCGACGCCACCCGGCTCGCGGTCGCCGGCCACTCGATGGGCGGCGGCGGGACGCTGGAGGCCGCCGCGTCGCGCCCGTCGCTGCAGGCCGCCGTGCCGCTGGCGCCGTGGAACCTGGACAAGACCTGGTCCGGGCTCCAGGTGCCGACCCTGATCGTCGGTGGCGAGGCGGACACCGTCGCCCCGGTCGCGACGCACTCCGAGCCCTTCTACAACAGCATCCCGGCCTCGGCCGAGAAGGCGTACCTGGAGTTGAACGGGGCCAGCCACTTCTTCCCGCAGACGGTGAACACGCCCACCGCCCGGCAGATGGTGGCCTGGCTGAAGCGGTTCGTCGACAACGACACCCGGTACGAGCAGTTCCTCTGCCCGGGACCGACCGGTCTGGCGATCGAGGAGTACCGCAACACCTGCCCGAGCGCCTGA
- a CDS encoding SDR family NAD(P)-dependent oxidoreductase: MTADNITETGQHGIDRGQLETCLSVFEALEDLPPDHPDVVRVQRATAKLYKVIKQRRREERRDAVAAADRAVTAATATGAPGRIDDETQGIPLASPTVGATAGFLHNPRGCYVCKQRYHEVDAFYHQLCPPCAALNRERRNARTDLTGRRALLTGGRAKIGMYIALRLLRDGAHTTVTTRFPHDAVRRFAAMPDSGDWLHRLRIVGIDLRDPAQVIALADSVSAQGPLDILINNAAQTVRRTPGAYAQLVAAEAAALPDGPLPELITFAKPAGRGDPSGMIASPQSATVTPQALTALALTSGSASPERIAAATAIDAGGLVPDLDPVNSWVQRVHEVDPVELLEVQLCNVTAPFVLVSRLRPAMAAATARRKYVVNVSAMEGQFARGYKGPGHPHTNMAKAALNMLTRTSAQEMLADGILMTSVDTGWITDERPHPTKMRLADAGFHAPLDLVDGAARVYDPIVRGEQGEDLYGCFLKDYAPCAW; this comes from the coding sequence ATGACGGCGGACAACATTACCGAAACCGGTCAACACGGCATTGACCGTGGACAGCTGGAGACCTGTCTCAGCGTCTTCGAGGCGTTGGAGGACCTGCCTCCCGATCACCCCGACGTGGTGCGCGTGCAACGGGCCACCGCGAAGCTCTACAAGGTGATCAAGCAGCGGCGACGCGAGGAACGGCGGGATGCCGTCGCGGCGGCCGACCGCGCGGTTACGGCGGCCACCGCTACGGGCGCCCCGGGCCGGATCGACGACGAGACCCAGGGCATCCCGCTCGCCTCCCCCACCGTCGGTGCCACCGCCGGCTTCCTGCACAATCCGCGTGGCTGCTACGTCTGCAAGCAGCGCTACCACGAGGTGGACGCCTTCTACCACCAGCTCTGCCCGCCCTGCGCCGCGCTCAACCGGGAGCGCCGAAACGCCCGCACCGACCTGACTGGCCGACGCGCGCTGCTCACCGGCGGCCGAGCCAAGATCGGCATGTACATCGCGCTGCGGCTACTGCGCGACGGCGCGCACACCACGGTAACCACGCGGTTCCCGCACGACGCGGTCCGACGATTCGCCGCGATGCCGGACAGCGGGGACTGGCTGCACCGCCTGCGAATCGTCGGGATCGACCTGCGCGACCCCGCCCAAGTGATCGCCCTCGCTGACTCGGTCAGCGCCCAGGGACCACTCGACATCCTGATCAACAATGCGGCGCAGACCGTCCGCCGCACGCCCGGGGCATACGCGCAGCTCGTCGCCGCGGAGGCGGCGGCCCTGCCGGACGGCCCCTTGCCGGAGCTGATCACGTTCGCCAAGCCTGCCGGCCGGGGCGACCCTTCGGGCATGATCGCCTCGCCGCAGTCGGCCACGGTCACCCCGCAGGCGCTCACCGCGTTGGCGCTGACCAGCGGCTCCGCCTCGCCGGAACGGATCGCGGCAGCCACCGCCATCGACGCCGGCGGTCTGGTGCCGGACCTCGACCCGGTCAACAGCTGGGTGCAGCGGGTGCACGAGGTGGACCCGGTCGAGCTGCTCGAAGTCCAGCTCTGCAACGTGACCGCACCGTTCGTGCTGGTCAGCCGACTACGACCGGCGATGGCCGCAGCAACCGCCCGCCGGAAGTACGTGGTGAACGTGTCGGCAATGGAAGGCCAGTTCGCCCGCGGCTACAAGGGGCCGGGGCACCCGCACACCAACATGGCCAAGGCCGCGCTGAACATGCTCACCCGAACCAGCGCCCAAGAGATGCTGGCCGACGGCATCCTCATGACCAGCGTCGACACCGGCTGGATCACCGACGAGCGGCCCCACCCGACGAAGATGCGGCTGGCGGACGCCGGCTTCCACGCCCCGCTGGACCTGGTCGACGGCGCGGCCAGGGTCTACGACCCGATCGTCCGCGGCGAACAGGGCGAAGACCTCTACGGCTGCTTCCTGAAGGACTACGCGCCCTGCGCCTGGTGA
- a CDS encoding replication-relaxation family protein — translation MMAVLSIAQFDTDTLFHAPSPHPHLVPTEDPAREDLRRSQAVGLAARQGPVVDAGDPMTDVAARALCQRYETGWSEFDNGLGAGRHLAAVSCDRPCRTTVRSSPGCGPPAARPTTCWLLDAHRVLTTDQLARATGTPVRTVRHRLDRRRTAGLVDAVRPGREAGSTPRHWWLRVAGARLVAARLATARSGWTPRDQEDGVDEARTTVAATSHGPGPVPCPSCWRPAAGISRHGTVPGLPVVIVEVGGGLRPPVKPVRADGLWAAYLQL, via the coding sequence ATGATGGCCGTTCTGTCGATCGCGCAATTCGATACGGATACCCTGTTTCATGCGCCGTCTCCGCATCCTCACCTTGTCCCGACGGAGGATCCCGCGCGGGAAGACCTTCGCCGGTCACAAGCCGTCGGACTGGCGGCGCGGCAAGGGCCCGTCGTCGACGCGGGCGACCCGATGACCGACGTGGCGGCGCGTGCCCTCTGCCAGCGGTACGAGACCGGCTGGTCGGAGTTCGACAACGGCCTGGGCGCCGGCCGGCACCTGGCGGCGGTCAGTTGCGACCGGCCGTGTCGGACGACCGTGCGTTCGTCGCCCGGTTGCGGGCCACCGGCGGCCCGTCCCACGACCTGCTGGCTGCTCGACGCCCATCGGGTGCTGACCACCGACCAGCTCGCGCGGGCCACTGGCACGCCGGTCCGCACGGTCCGCCACCGCCTGGACCGGCGGCGCACCGCCGGGCTGGTCGACGCGGTCCGGCCCGGAAGGGAGGCGGGGTCCACGCCGCGGCACTGGTGGCTGCGCGTCGCCGGGGCCCGCCTGGTCGCCGCCCGGCTGGCCACCGCCCGATCCGGCTGGACCCCGCGTGACCAGGAGGACGGTGTCGACGAGGCCAGGACGACGGTTGCCGCAACATCGCACGGCCCCGGACCGGTGCCGTGTCCGTCCTGCTGGCGTCCTGCGGCCGGCATCAGCCGGCACGGCACCGTTCCGGGTCTACCGGTCGTCATCGTTGAGGTCGGCGGCGGACTACGCCCGCCGGTCAAGCCGGTGCGGGCAGACGGGCTGTGGGCGGCCTACCTACAACTGTGA
- a CDS encoding RICIN domain-containing protein: MSTRLRRNARRSIRTLLTGVALATLLSVTSATAAVSAPPRAVRAGEGPVTILADQYYEIRSQLTQRCLDVEGAGNGDGVPVIVANCWGGAHQKWRLFNVGNGYYELHPLNSQRCLDVAGSGLDQGAPAMQWGCWGGAKQHWRLADAGNGYYEIRNQLTQRCLDITGDGLGNPARAMIWDCWGGAKQHWRLAPIPA; encoded by the coding sequence ATGTCCACGCGTCTGAGGCGAAACGCACGGCGGTCCATCCGCACCTTGCTCACTGGTGTCGCTCTGGCGACGTTACTGTCGGTCACCTCAGCCACCGCCGCCGTCTCAGCCCCTCCGAGGGCTGTCCGGGCGGGCGAGGGGCCGGTAACGATTCTCGCTGACCAGTACTACGAGATTCGGTCTCAGCTCACGCAGCGCTGCCTGGACGTCGAAGGTGCCGGAAATGGCGACGGTGTGCCGGTGATCGTGGCGAACTGCTGGGGCGGGGCACACCAGAAGTGGAGGCTCTTTAACGTCGGCAACGGCTACTACGAGCTCCATCCGCTCAACAGCCAGCGGTGCCTTGACGTCGCCGGGTCAGGTCTCGACCAAGGCGCTCCCGCCATGCAGTGGGGATGCTGGGGCGGCGCCAAGCAGCATTGGCGGTTGGCTGACGCTGGCAACGGCTACTACGAGATCCGAAATCAGCTCACCCAGAGGTGCCTTGATATCACCGGTGACGGGCTCGGCAACCCCGCCCGCGCGATGATCTGGGACTGCTGGGGCGGCGCTAAGCAGCATTGGCGGCTAGCGCCGATACCCGCGTAG
- a CDS encoding NUDIX hydrolase codes for MPDDTWEPPLILLAVDLVILTLRGGCLNLLLVRRGIEPFIGRAALPGGFLADEREDILTAARRELREEAGLNDIPHLEQLGTYGDPDRDPRGRVVSVAHLAVVPRLPEPVSGTDAAAAEWTPVDDVLAARVPLAFDHLRIVIDGVERARSKLEHTSLATAFCPEVFTLTELQQVYEAVWGTPLDPRNFYRKVQSTKGFVVPAGPPRATGTGRPARVYRAGPRRNLYPPMIRTVPTVAAGGDKR; via the coding sequence GTGCCCGATGACACCTGGGAACCACCCCTGATCCTGCTCGCTGTCGACCTCGTGATCCTCACCTTGCGCGGTGGTTGTCTGAACCTGCTTCTCGTGCGGCGCGGTATTGAGCCGTTCATCGGGCGGGCAGCGCTGCCTGGTGGCTTCCTCGCCGATGAGCGCGAGGACATTCTCACCGCCGCTCGCCGGGAGCTGCGGGAGGAGGCGGGGCTCAACGACATCCCGCACCTGGAGCAGCTCGGTACATATGGCGACCCCGACCGTGACCCTCGTGGGCGCGTGGTCTCCGTCGCTCACCTCGCCGTCGTGCCGCGCCTTCCCGAGCCCGTCTCTGGAACCGACGCCGCAGCCGCTGAGTGGACGCCAGTCGACGACGTACTGGCCGCGCGAGTGCCACTCGCCTTCGACCACCTGCGCATCGTCATCGACGGGGTGGAGCGTGCCCGCTCCAAACTGGAGCACACGAGCTTGGCGACCGCCTTCTGCCCGGAGGTCTTCACCCTCACAGAGCTGCAGCAGGTCTACGAGGCCGTCTGGGGCACCCCGCTCGATCCCCGCAACTTTTACCGCAAAGTCCAGAGTACGAAGGGCTTCGTGGTCCCCGCCGGTCCGCCCCGCGCCACGGGCACCGGCCGTCCGGCCCGCGTCTACCGCGCTGGTCCGCGCCGGAACCTCTACCCGCCCATGATCCGCACGGTTCCGACCGTCGCAGCCGGAGGAGACAAGAGATGA
- a CDS encoding 5'-methylthioadenosine/S-adenosylhomocysteine nucleosidase family protein codes for MTKPVVVLTALDLEYNAVRERLTKVEPHVHPMGTRFERGTVTGGSCEIILGLVGKGNHPSAVIAERAMTEFDPEAVIFAGVAGALWPSVGLGDVVVATHVYAYHGGTSESDAFRTRPRVWEIPHACDQLARHLERERGWARGLAGRVPKVRFGPIAAGEVVLDSASSPEAARIRDHYNDALAVEMESAGVAQAAHLNRSLPAVVVRGISDRADGTKVHTDGENWQPRAAANAAAFALALAQELGAESGSSPRRPRKEAGGASMSGSVRNVAKGNAHVGFQAHTVHHATVYGAPGGAGGETFHDQLAELRASLRKCHEAGDVDAVTYRAAEQEMDAAAADVPPADDEARSRATTALRKLRGLLLDWTDLATRVAGLMAALRDLS; via the coding sequence ATGACCAAACCCGTGGTCGTGCTCACCGCACTGGACCTCGAGTACAACGCGGTCCGCGAACGTCTCACGAAAGTCGAACCACACGTACATCCGATGGGCACGCGCTTCGAGCGTGGCACCGTGACCGGAGGCTCCTGTGAGATCATTCTCGGCCTTGTCGGCAAGGGCAACCACCCCTCCGCTGTCATCGCCGAGCGCGCCATGACCGAGTTCGACCCGGAAGCGGTCATCTTCGCCGGCGTGGCCGGGGCGCTCTGGCCCTCCGTCGGCCTCGGCGACGTCGTCGTGGCCACCCACGTGTACGCCTATCACGGCGGCACTAGCGAGAGCGATGCTTTCCGCACCCGGCCTCGCGTGTGGGAGATCCCCCATGCCTGTGATCAGCTCGCCCGGCATCTTGAGCGGGAGCGAGGCTGGGCGAGGGGCCTCGCCGGAAGAGTGCCCAAGGTGCGGTTTGGCCCAATCGCCGCCGGAGAGGTCGTCCTCGACTCGGCGTCCTCGCCCGAGGCGGCGCGCATCCGTGATCACTACAACGACGCGTTGGCGGTGGAGATGGAGTCGGCCGGGGTCGCCCAGGCCGCCCACCTGAACCGCTCCCTGCCGGCCGTCGTCGTCCGCGGCATCAGCGACCGTGCCGACGGGACCAAGGTCCACACCGACGGCGAGAACTGGCAGCCGCGTGCCGCCGCCAACGCCGCGGCCTTCGCCCTCGCGCTCGCCCAGGAACTCGGGGCCGAGTCTGGCTCCTCTCCTCGCCGTCCTCGAAAGGAAGCAGGTGGTGCATCGATGTCCGGCTCCGTCAGAAACGTCGCCAAGGGCAACGCTCACGTTGGATTCCAGGCACACACCGTTCACCACGCGACCGTCTACGGCGCGCCGGGCGGTGCGGGCGGGGAGACATTCCACGATCAGCTCGCGGAATTGCGCGCCTCGCTCCGTAAGTGCCATGAGGCGGGTGACGTGGACGCGGTCACCTATCGCGCGGCGGAGCAGGAGATGGACGCAGCCGCCGCCGACGTACCTCCGGCCGACGACGAGGCACGGAGCCGCGCGACCACGGCCCTGCGGAAGCTGCGCGGCCTGCTGCTGGACTGGACGGACCTCGCCACGCGGGTCGCGGGGCTCATGGCGGCTCTGCGGGATCTGTCATGA
- a CDS encoding DUF4132 domain-containing protein, with translation MGWSEVPGGYQVTYRDRDVVARNAKGRELRSLPASLRDDPTVVGLRQLTEWLARHETQCRTDVERWMVRSLPVPVAVLTEVWPDEAWRAALTDLVVAVLDDDGHWDPDEVGLLREVGDGQIGLVNLDGDTVRRAARRVVVPHPVTLADLDDLREFAADLQVRQSVDQLFRQTWVRGADVDPKATRFGDYSGGKYDQLRHLTARATKLGYPVRGGNAVCRIFEDGRTVEARSWVGADDPYYETETGDLVFTDRHGTALPLGAVGPVAWSEGTRMAAALHAGRVVAEQQEEEK, from the coding sequence ATGGGATGGTCAGAGGTTCCGGGTGGCTACCAGGTCACCTACCGCGATCGCGACGTCGTCGCCCGTAACGCGAAGGGGCGCGAACTCCGCTCCCTGCCGGCGTCGTTGCGGGACGATCCGACAGTGGTCGGGCTGCGGCAGCTCACCGAGTGGCTGGCCCGGCACGAAACCCAGTGCCGCACGGACGTCGAGCGCTGGATGGTGCGCTCGCTGCCGGTGCCGGTCGCGGTCCTGACCGAGGTGTGGCCGGACGAGGCGTGGCGCGCCGCGCTCACCGACCTCGTCGTCGCGGTGCTCGACGACGACGGCCACTGGGACCCGGACGAGGTGGGTCTGCTGCGCGAGGTGGGCGACGGCCAGATCGGGCTGGTCAACCTCGACGGCGACACGGTCCGCCGGGCCGCCCGGCGGGTCGTCGTCCCGCACCCGGTCACCCTCGCCGACCTCGACGACCTGCGCGAGTTCGCCGCCGACCTCCAGGTCCGCCAGTCCGTCGACCAACTCTTCCGGCAGACCTGGGTCCGCGGAGCGGACGTCGACCCGAAGGCGACCCGGTTCGGTGACTACTCCGGCGGCAAGTACGACCAACTGCGTCACCTGACGGCCCGCGCGACGAAGCTCGGCTACCCGGTGCGCGGCGGCAACGCGGTGTGCCGGATCTTCGAGGACGGCCGCACCGTCGAGGCCCGGTCGTGGGTCGGCGCCGACGACCCGTACTACGAGACCGAGACCGGCGACCTCGTCTTCACCGACCGGCACGGCACCGCCCTGCCGCTGGGCGCGGTCGGCCCGGTGGCCTGGTCGGAAGGCACCCGGATGGCCGCCGCGCTGCACGCCGGCCGGGTCGTGGCGGAGCAGCAGGAGGAGGAGAAGTGA
- a CDS encoding AAA family ATPase, producing MTTTTPAARQVHPAEHAHATELEFLAAYDDGPRPPGWRLTPRAVVTFIAGSAEAELELPKEARRDTLPRKLAVAAKFVGERALVERCVVTLAGERGLLLVGEPGTAKSMLSELLSAAVCGTSELVVQGTAGTTEDQLRYGWNYALLLAHGPSAAALVPSPIMTAMRTGAVARVEEITRCLPEVQDALVSILSDRRIAVPELSGTVEATVPAAPGFTLIATANLRDRGVSEMSAALKRRFNFETVGPIPDLAQETTLVRRQARAALDRVRTPFAVDDAVLEALVTAFRDLRAGRSVEGWEVERPSTVMSTAEAVAVATSLALAAAYFPGDRDVLSLLPGHLLGVVRKDDPADGAKLLGYWDGAVRRRAEDGARLWRRLWELRDVLAD from the coding sequence ATGACCACGACCACCCCGGCGGCTCGGCAGGTCCACCCCGCCGAGCACGCCCACGCCACCGAGCTGGAGTTCCTCGCCGCGTACGACGACGGGCCCCGGCCCCCGGGCTGGCGGCTCACCCCCCGTGCGGTCGTCACGTTCATCGCCGGCAGCGCCGAGGCCGAGCTTGAGCTGCCGAAGGAGGCCCGCCGCGACACCCTGCCCCGCAAGCTGGCCGTCGCCGCCAAGTTCGTCGGCGAGCGGGCCCTGGTCGAGCGCTGTGTCGTCACCCTGGCCGGAGAGCGGGGACTGCTGCTCGTCGGCGAGCCGGGCACCGCGAAGTCGATGCTGTCGGAGCTGTTGTCCGCGGCGGTCTGCGGCACCAGCGAGCTGGTCGTGCAGGGCACCGCGGGCACCACCGAGGACCAGCTCCGGTACGGCTGGAACTACGCGCTGCTGCTCGCGCACGGGCCCAGCGCCGCCGCGCTGGTGCCGTCGCCGATCATGACCGCGATGCGTACCGGCGCGGTGGCCCGGGTGGAGGAGATCACCCGCTGCCTGCCGGAGGTCCAGGACGCGCTGGTGTCCATCCTGTCCGACCGGAGGATCGCGGTGCCGGAGCTGTCCGGCACCGTCGAGGCCACCGTTCCCGCCGCGCCCGGCTTCACGCTGATCGCGACCGCCAACCTCCGGGACCGGGGGGTGTCGGAGATGTCCGCCGCGCTCAAGCGCCGGTTCAACTTCGAGACCGTCGGCCCGATCCCCGACCTCGCGCAGGAGACCACGCTGGTGCGGCGGCAGGCCCGGGCGGCGCTGGACCGGGTACGCACCCCGTTCGCGGTCGACGACGCCGTGCTGGAGGCGCTGGTCACCGCGTTCCGGGACCTGCGGGCCGGACGGTCGGTCGAGGGTTGGGAGGTGGAGCGGCCCTCGACGGTGATGAGCACCGCCGAGGCGGTGGCGGTCGCGACGTCGCTGGCCCTGGCGGCGGCATACTTCCCCGGCGACCGGGACGTGTTGTCGCTGTTGCCGGGGCACCTGCTGGGCGTGGTCCGCAAGGACGACCCCGCCGACGGGGCCAAGCTGCTCGGCTACTGGGACGGCGCGGTCCGGCGTCGGGCCGAGGACGGTGCGCGACTGTGGCGGCGACTCTGGGAACTGCGTGATGTCCTCGCCGACTGA